The following coding sequences lie in one Cloeon dipterum chromosome 1, ieCloDipt1.1, whole genome shotgun sequence genomic window:
- the Ppn gene encoding papilin isoform X6, giving the protein MDLHRHLRSLALLIFVLATYFSASQARHHKIRHARHKKMVNNTEFVPVNYVVLDERPDLGPWSEWSAPSSCSRSCGGGVAFQSRECPPGSTCQGPAKRYFSCNTMHCPPGSKDFRSEQCSKFDTQDFEGNLYEWIPYTKGANNCELNCMPRGERFFNGFAKKVVDGTRCNDETLDVCVEGTCMPVGCDLFLGSSLREDKCRDCGGNNSGCITVSKIISFETDLSDAQPGYNDLLLIPAGATNIFVRELNHANNYLAIRNENNTYYLNGNFNINYPKDFHFAGTVFHYERQPNSFLLGSEVIRALGPTNESLYIALLYQEKGEGIEYEYSFSKEVQSGDPDSYYWVTHDFSECSAPCGGGSQNRTLGCAKKSDNSAVSLRLCDPVKRPATTQGCNEEPCDPEWFISPWGNCTQPCKGGNQFRQVYCQQIISNARPTVIEDDVCVKKLGEKPSATQPCNEEGICPQWHLDPWTPCDKLCGKGKQYRKVTCYKVIEGKIVVQEDSVCHEERPPSEQVCNNQPCDGVDWMVSEWSTCEDKCGLSKKTRTVVCASLKGEIYPEESCNLENKPSEMENCSVTVCTNQWYAAQWSSCSADCGKGVRTREVFCGQIVNEGISKVSDELCDAKLKYSEEEACEGTTKCEGLWFAGPWSQCKKCSDVQKREVICFVNGFAGDPSKCDPSALSPKTQDCTEPCGKDDDDLITPVDITEPSTPTEEDDPDCIDSEEEVGIYELPPLPKDNDYEEDDYKDGDEVTETTVIPTESEPTEGSGLTTLDSVTESTSGFTSSTGFETSSSFGLDASKSTQDSEYIDVSTERITPTYTEESSAASSSESGFGTAETISSSEDSASEYFASTVTPQEGTSSVATEETKSSSEDHEITVETTESTAISSEATTAMSETTSSSMVDPTTTQKIKPKNKCGNESDYDEPVVEGERVKDDCKDQTDKVAMSTSTNPPSSSKTEIFLSTESPTASPSESSTASPIGSSTDSSTPIGSSTASQTETEEGSGTGSTDYSSKSTFFTEETDLYTEGSGDLPTVPDFTKIMISDEPTFTSDGEFTTFMDAFSTKGEFISPKPKMCKKRKPKCSTTKYGCCIDGVTAAKGPFKEGCAHPKTCKDTKYSCCPDGISMAKGPYLFGCKLPDCQKTLYGCCKDNVTAATGNDFEGCEDELSCEKTKFGCCDDGFTKAITEDKRNCVPCNKTKFGCCADGKRPARDEKKRKGCRVNCHKTEFGCCPNNKTVAKGLDFHGCGVINEKNCSASYFKCCPDGVSPALGPKFKGCQSACQQSKFGCCQDVLTPAHGPNEEGCCINSQYGCCPDNILPAGGPSLQGCDCTQSKFGCCPNGVDYAKGTNKEGCGCRYAEHGCCPDGFSEAEGPDFKGCPCHSFQFGCCPDGKTVAKGPANAGCACKDTEFGCCPDNVTSAQGENYEGCGCAATEFGCCLDGVSEAKGEKFEECADAPKFSGEACALPKEKGDCRNFSIKWYFDAEYGGCTRFWYGGCDGNNNRFESLEECKNSCVMPEGKDACFLPKIHGPCEGYHPTWYYDSERKHCTQFIYGGCLGNNNRFQTREECQQLCAHQELKDKCAQPVSEGPCNGNFERWYFDSDDSTCKRFRYGGCKGNQNNFLTEAACQQQCVAPASFRASNRCALPKDKGPCKGSMLQWYFDAKAAECKVFSFGGCLGNANRFQSHTECATTCHTRDVCNEPVSADESCAVDQKLARWRFDVRENRCLPFYSKGCDVSSRNTFVSEPECEDRCPKEIEEDICRLAPKAGNCRDYVSRWYYNVEQKRCLQFYYGGCEGNANNFENEDDCTKRCTMEEEPSEPFRQEFCLQPPEEGQCKKYVNRWYYDRNEGFCKEFNYGGCEGNQNRYRSKQECEQKCGNVQDPCSLPRVSRACEHSVIQYYYSSHTDSCHATSRGECILNTNRFNSKENCEAKCRRGPAPPTQPPEPPKPKEDECRVLPEPGDCSEQHEKWFFDVRRNDCLRFIYSGCGGNTNRFQTREECLGTCAQDREFCKMPADKGGCTDSYQRFYFDYYSGECKPFTYTGCGGNRNHFEDVGTCFYYCGSVRSPPVVEIPPPVTAGPEPQTTPTSGPIGCRDRSYECGYFRQHCTHGVEEYIDSETCTRCRCHEPCQSTVCPEKTKCVVETIVAHDQSRHFRPVCRQLEKPGVCPPVEEADNCTHTCREDADCGGGDKCCYNGCAYQCLNPNAVDVTPPPVRPTQAPVPTLRTPPEYPKYEAPQISLPEPNVSVPEGGECTLKCSTRGNPTPTLTWRKDRIIDGSYGRHRLLSDGSLQLIGVTRDDSGLYACSAENGVGKPVTREIRVEVTVPVRVNISSPQTTYSTGSSLSIICEVDGYPIPRVYWFKDNTRLEPSDRVIFSEGNRLTIEQVQSIDGGTYKCEAANDAGRDSATISIQIRDDSLQIHPNCTDSPFYAQCKLIVKGKYCTHRYYARFCCRSCTEAGQLPLDGAHLYGGSSRK; this is encoded by the exons GTCACTGGCGCTTTTGATCTTCGTGCTGGCCACATATTTCAGTGCGTCGCAGGCTAGACAC CACAAAATAAGGCACGCTCGACACAAGAAAATGGTCAACAACACCGAATTCGTTCCTGTAAATTATGTGGTGCTGGACGAGCGACCCGACTTGGGGCCGTGGAGCGAGTGGTCAGCACCCAGCTCGTGTTCTCGCTCGTGTGGAGGCGGAGTCGCCTTCCAGAGCAGAGAGTGCCC gCCAGGATCTACGTGTCAAGGGCCGGCCAAACGCTACTTCTCCTGCAACACAATG CATTGTCCGCCGGGCTCGAAGGACTTCAGGTCGGAGCAGTGCTCTAAGTTCGACACCCAGGACtttgaaggaaatttatatGA GTGGATTCCATACACCAAAGGGGCGAATAATTGCGAGCTCAACTGCATGCCCAGGGGAGAGCGCTTTTTTAACGGATTTGCGAAAAAAGTCGTCGACGGCACGAGGTGCAATGATGAGACGCTCGACGTGTGTGTTGAAGGCACATGCATG CCCGTCGGCTGCGACTTGTTTCTTGGATCTTCTTTGCGTGAGGACAAGTGCAGAGACTGCGGCGGCAACAACTCGGGCTGCATCACCGTCAGCAAGATCATTTCCTTTGAAACCGACTTGAGTGATGCTCAACCTG GCTACAACGACCTTCTTCTAATACCCGCTGGGGCAACAAATATCTTTGTTAGGGAGCTAAATCACGCCAACAATTATCTTG CAATTAGGAATGAAAACAATACTTACTACCTGAATGGAAACTTCAATATTAACTACCCCAAGGATTTCCATTTTGCTGGAACTGTTTTCCATTATGAGCGCCAACCGAACAGCTTCTTGCTTGGTTCTGAAGTTATTCGAGCATTAGGACCAACAAACGAGTCACTTTATATCGCA CTACTGTACCAAGAAAAGGGAGAGGGCATTGAATACGAGTATAGTTTCTCCAAGGAAGTGCAGTCAGGCGATCCGGACAGCTACTATTGGGTTACGCACGATTTCTCGGAGTGTAGCGCCCCGTGCGGAGGAG GTAGTCAAAACCGCACGCTGGGTTGTGCTAAGAAGAGCGACAACTCGGCCGTGAGCCTGCGACTATGCGACCCAGTCAAACGGCCCGCTACAACACAAGGGTGCAACGAGGAGCCCTGCGATCCCGAGTGGTTCATCAGCCCCTGGGGCAACTGCACGCAGCCATGCAAGGGTGGAAATCAATTCAGGCAGGTTTACTGCCAGCAGATAATTAGCAACGCCAGGCCGACGGTGATCGAGGATGACGTGTGCGTCAAAAAGCTTGGCGAGAAACCCAGCGCTACCCAACCGTGCAACGAAGAGGGAATTTGCCCCCAGTGGCACCTTGATCCTTGGACGCCg TGCGACAAACTCTGCGGAAAAGGCAAGCAGTACAGAAAAGTGACGTGCTACAAAGTTATCGAGGGAAAGATTGTGGTCCAAGAAGACTCTGTGTGCCACGAGGAGCGCCCACCATCCGAGCAGGTTTGTAACAACCAACCCTGTGACGGAGTGGACTGGATGGTGTCCGAGTGGTCCACG TGCGAGGATAAGTGTGGACTGTCCAAAAAAACAAGAACGGTGGTTTGCGCCTCCCTAAAGGGTGAAATTTATCCTGAGGAAAGCTGCAACCTGGAAAACAAGCCGTCCGAGATGGAAAATTGCAGCGTGACCGTGTGCACCAATCAGTGGTATGCGGCACAATGGAGTTCC TGCTCTGCTGACTGCGGCAAAGGAGTGCGTACCAGGGAAGTCTTCTGCGGCCAAATAGTAAATGAAGGTATTTCCAAAGTGTCTGATGAACTGTGCGAcgccaaattgaaatattccgAGGAGGAAGCGTGCGAGGGGACAACAAAGTGCGAAGGACTCTGGTTCGCAGGACCATGGAGCCAG tgcaaaaaatgcagtgaTGTACAGAAAAGAGAGGTCATTTGCTTTGTCAACGGGTTCGCGGGTGACCCAAGCAAATGTGACCCCAGCGCATTGTCTCCCAAAACTCAGGACTGCACTGAGCCTTGTGGAAAAG ATGATGACGACTTAATCACACCTGTCGACATTACTGAGCCATCTACTCCAACCGAGGAGGACGATCCTGACTGCATAGACTCTGAGGAAGAAGTTGGCATCTATGAATTGCCACCTCTGCCTAAAGATAATGATTATGAAGAAGATGACTACAAGGATGGCGACGAAGTAACGGAAACAACAGTAATTCCAACGGAATCCGAGCCTACAGAAGGCTCCGGCCTCACCACACTC gattCTGTGACCGAGTCAACATCCGGGTTTACATCCAGCACAGGCTTTGAAACGTCGTCGTCATTTGGTCTAGACGCTAGCAAATCGACCCAAG ATTCGGAGTACATAGATGTTTCAACTGAGAGGATCACACCAACCTACACAGAAGAGTCAAGTGCTGCTTCTTCAAGCGAATCTGGCTTTGGAACTGCTGAAACAATATCCAGCAGCGAAGATTCTGCGTCAGAGTATTTTGCTTCAACAGTGACGCCTCAAGAGGGTACCAGCTCAGTTGCTACAGAGGAAACCAAATCCAGCTCGGAAGACCATGAAATCACCGTGGAGACGACTGAATCTACAGCTATCAGCAGTGAAGCTACCACAGCAATGAGTGAAACAACATCATCCTCAATGGTAGACCCAACAACAACCCAGAAGATAAAGCCCAAAAATAAGTGTGGAAATGAATCCGATTATGATGAACCGGTTGTTGAAGGAGAACGTGTGAAGGATGACTGCAAGGATCAAACTGATAAAGTTGCCATGTCAACTAGTACCAATCCACCTTCAAGTTcaaaaacagaaatatttttatccacTGAGTCTCCTACTGCGTCTCCCTCTGAATCTTCTACTGCGTCTCCCATTGGGTCTTCCACTGATTCTTCTACTCCCATTGGGTCATCTACTGCGTCCCAAACCGAAACTGAAGAGGGATCTGGTACCGGTTCAACTGATTACTCATCGAAATCCACTTTCTTCACTGAAGAGACTGATCTGTACACCGAAGGGTCTGGAGATTTGCCCACTGTGCCTGATTTTACCAAGATAATGATATCAGACGAACCCACCTTTACATCAGACGGTGAATTCACCACTTTCATGG ATGCATTTTCGACCAAGGGCGAATTCATCTCGCCGAAACCTAAAATGTGCAAGAAGCGCAAGCCAAAGTGCTCTACCACTAAGTACGGCTGCTGCATTGACGGCGTAACAGCTGCCAAAGGACCTTTCAAAGaag GTTGCGCGCATCCGAAAACCTGCAAAGATACAAAGTACAGCTGCTGCCCTGACGGGATTTCCATGGCAAAGGGACCATATTTGTTTGGCTGCAAGTTGCCTGACTGCCAGAAGACCCTATATGGCTGCTGCAAGGACAATGTTACCGCGGCCACGGGCAATGACTTTGAAGGCTGCGAAGACGAACTGTCTTGCGAAAAAACCAA atttggCTGTTGTGATGATGGCTTCACTAAAGCCATCACTGAAGACAAAAGAAATTGCGTGCCTTGCAATAAAACCAAATTCGGATGCTGTGCTGACGGAAAGAGGCCAGCTAGGGATGAAAAGAAGAGAAAGGGATGCAGAG TCAATTGCCACAAGACTGAGTTCGGTTGCTGTCCGAACAACAAAACTGTCGCTAAAGGACTCGATTTTCATGGCTGTGGAGTCATCAACGAGAAGAACTGCTCCGCGTCGTATTTCAAATGCTGTCCAGACGGTGTTAGCCCGG CACTCGGCCCCAAGTTCAAAGGTTGCCAGTCAGCTTGCCAGCAGTCCAAGTTCGGATGCTGTCAAGACGTGCTCACCCCTGCACACGGACCGAACGAGGAGGGTTGCTGTATTAACTCCCAATATGGTTGTTGTCCCGACAACATTCTTCCGGCGGGAGGCCCGAGTCTGCAGG GCTGTGATTGCACACAGTCCAAATTCGGCTGCTGTCCAAACGGCGTTGATTATGCTAAGGGAACCAACAAAGAGGGCTGTGGCTGCAGATACGCTGAACACGGCTGCTGCCCTGATGGATTCTCTGAAGCAGAAGGCCCAGACTTCAAAGGCTGCCCATGCCATAGCTTCCAGTTCGGTTGCTGTCCAGACGGAAAAACCGTGGCTAAGGGACCGGCTAACGCGGGCTGCGCGTGCAAAGACACCGAATTCGGCTGCTGTCCAGATAACGTCACGTCAGCTCAGGGCGAGAACTATGAGGGATGTGGTTGCGCGGCTACCGAATTTGGATGCTGCCTTGATGGGGTCAGTGAAGCCAAAGGCGAGAAGTTTGAAGAGTGTGCCGACGCACCGAAATTCTCTGGAG AGGCGTGTGCTTTGCCAAAGGAAAAGGGCGATTGCCGAAACTTCTCTATCAAATGGTACTTCGACGCTGAATACGGCGGATGCACCAGATTTTGGTACGGCGGTTGCGATGGAAACAACAATAGATTCGAATCTCTGGAGGAGTGTAAAAACTCTTGCGTCATGCCCGAAGGCAAAG ACGCATGCTTCCTCCCAAAAATCCACGGACCGTGCGAGGGCTACCACCCGACCTGGTACTACGACAGCGAGAGGAAGCACTGCACCCAGTTCATTTACGGCGGCTGTCTGGGCAACAACAACCGCTTCCAAACCAGAGAGGAGTGCCAGCAACTGTGCGCCCACCAGGAACTCAAAG ACAAGTGTGCTCAGCCAGTGTCTGAGGGTCCTTGCAACGGAAATTTCGAACGTTGGTACTTTGACAGCGACGACTCAACTTGCAAGAGATTCAGATACGGCGGGTGCAAAGGCAACCAGAACAACTTCCTCACCGAGGCTGCCTGCCAACAACAGTGCGTCGCTCCTGCTTCATTCAGAG cTTCGAATAGGTGCGCGCTTCCGAAAGACAAGGGTCCTTGCAAAGGGTCGATGCTGCAGTGGTACTTCGACGCAAAAGCCGCAGAGTGCAAGGTTTTCAGCTTTGGTGGCTGCCTGGGCAATGCCAACAGGTTCCAGTCGCACACCGAGTGCGCCACCACCTGCCACACTCGAG ATGTATGCAATGAGCCCGTGTCTGCCGACGAAAGTTGTGCCGTTGATCAAAAGCTAGCACGCTGGAGGTTTGACGTGCGAGAAAACCGCTGCTTGCCCTTCTACTCCAAGGGCTGTGACGTGAGCAGCAGAAACACTTTCGTAAGCGAACCTGAGTGCGAAGACAGGTGCCCCAAAGAGATTG AAGAGGACATTTGCCGTCTGGCGCCAAAGGCCGGTAACTGCAGAGATTACGTTAGTCGGTGGTACTACAACGTTGAACAGAAACGCTGTCTCCAGTTCTACTACGGGGGTTGTGAGGGCAACGCGAATAATTTCGAAAACGAGGATGATTGTACCAAGAGGTGCACGATGGAAGAGGAGCCCTCAGAGCCGTTCAGACAGG AATTCTGTTTGCAGCCACCTGAGGAAGGCCAATGCAAAAAATACGTCAATCGGTGGTATTACGACCGAAACGAAGGTTTCTGCAAAGAGTTCAACTACGGCGGCTGTGAAGGGAACCAGAACAGGTACAGAAGCAAGCAGGAGTGCGAGCAGAAGTGTGGAAATGTGCAAG ATCCGTGCAGCCTGCCCAGAGTATCGAGGGCGTGCGAACACAGCGTTATTCAGTACTACTACTCTTCGCACACTGACTCTTGCCACGCCACTAGTCGCGGCGAGTGCATATTGAACACAAACAGGTTCAACTCGAAGGAGAACTGTGAGGCAAAATGCCGAAGAGGGCCTGCACCACCGACCCAACCAC ctgAACCACCCAAGCCAAAAGAAGACGAGTGCAGAGTGCTGCCGGAACCTGGTGACTGCAGTGAGCAACATGAAAAATGGTTCTTTGATGTTCGACGCAACGATTGCTTGCGGTTCATCTACTCAGGTTGCGGAGGCAACACCAACCGCTTCCAAACGAGGGAGGAATGTCTGGGAACATGTGCGCAAGACCGAG aattttgcaaaatgccCGCGGACAAGGGCGGTTGCACTGACTCATACCAGCGTTTCTACTTTGACTACTATTCTGGCGAGTGCAAGCCGTTCACATACACTGGTTGCGGCGGCAACCGTAACCATTTCGAGGACGTGGGCACTTGCTTCTATTACTGCGGCAGCGTAAGGTCGCCGCCGGTGGTGGAAATACCGCCGCCGGTTACGG CTGGGCCAGAACCACAAACTACACCAACTAGTGGGCCTATTGGCTGCAGGGATCGTAGCTATGAATGTGGCTATTTCCGTCAGCACTGTACACATGGAGTTGAGGAGTATATCGACAGTGAAACGTGCACTCGATGCCGTTGCCACGAACCCTGCCAGTCTACCGTTTGCCCCGAGAAAACTAAGTGCGTGGTTGAGACCATCGTTGCTCACGACCAGTCTCGCCACTTTAGGCCCGTCTGCAGGCAAC tCGAGAAGCCAGGAGTGTGTCCTCCAGTAGAGGAGGCTGACAATTGCACACATACCTGCAGAGAGGACGCAGACTGCGGTGGCGGAGACAAGTGCTGTTACAACGGTTGCGCCTACCAATGCCTCAACCCGAACGCTGTTGACGTAACACCACCGCCCGTGAGGCCGACACAAGCGCCTGTACCTACGCTGCGAACTCCGCCAG AGTACCCTAAATATGAGGCACCGCAGATTAGTCTTCCCGAGCCAAACGTCAGCGTGCCTGAAGGTGGTGAGTGCACTTTGAAGTGCTCGACGAGAGGAAATCCAACTCCAACGCTGACGTGGAGGAAAGACAGAATT ATCGACGGCTCTTACGGCAGACACCGTCTCCTGTCCGACGGTTCGTTACAGCTGATCGGCGTGACGCGGGACGACTCGGGCCTGTACGCGTGCAGCGCAGAGAACGGCGTTGGCAAGCCAGTCACCCGGGAAATCCGCGTTGAGGTCACAG TGCCAGTCAGAGTTAACATTTCGTCGCCTCAAACAACCTATTCCACCGGTTCAAGTTTGTCTATCATATGCGAAGTGGACGGATATCCGATTCCCAGAGTCTATTGGTTTAAAGACAACACGCGACTTGAGCCCTCTGATAGAGTGATATTTTCAG AAGGAAATCGTTTGACAATCGAGCAAGTCCAAAGCATAGACGGCGGCACTTACAAGTGCGAGGCCGCCAACGACGCGGGGAGAGACAGTGCGACCATCTCCATTCAAATACGTGACGACT CGCTACAAATTCACCCGAACTGCACGGACAGTCCATTTTACGCACAGTGCAAGCTTATCGTCAAGGGCAAATACTGCACGCACAGGTACTACGCCCGCTTCTGCTGCCGCTCGTGTACCGAAGCTGGTCAACTGCCACTCGACGGTGCTCACCTGTACGGCGGCTCCTCCCGAAAATAA